TTTGCCGCCTTTAGCTGGTTTTACGTCGGGTTCATCACCGAATGGCCGGAACTGGCGGCAGCAATGCAGCACAGCCACATTGGCATTGTCGTCAGCGGGCCACTGCGTCAGGCGGGTTCGGTGCTGTCCCCATTCATATTGGTTGGCAGTCTCTTCTATGGCGCGTTGGTCGTCTGGCTGATCAAGGACCCGCCGAATTTGCTCGTGGCGCGCGTGCGTGGCGTGCTGCTGGCCAGCCTGTTCATTGTCGGCGCCACCTTTGCCATTGGCCTGCGCGTGTTGTACTTCAACATGGGGCTGCTGCCCTTCTGGTTGGCCCAGGCCGTGCAGCAAGACCCGGCGCTGATGACCGACGCCGCGATGACATTTCAGGGCATGATGGAACTGGCGCAACGGCCGTCGGCGCTGATTGCCCTGGTATTGGTCACCCCCTGGTTGGTAATGGTTCTGGGCACGGTGGCAGCCACCATCATTGGTCTGCTGCAAGGTCTGGTGTACGGTTTCTTCATACCTCTGGTTCACCCGCGCCCGGTAGACAAAGCAGCCCGCTGGTGGGGCCGCCTGCGCCGCGAACCCAACGACGCGCTGCGTCTGATTTATGCCCTATTCAATGAGGAGAAAGAGGCGTACCAGATTTTGCCTCATCTGGCCGTGGCCGCCTATCGGCAAATGCCCGGCGCGGCCCGCCTGGCAGCGGCTTACCACACGTTGGGCACGTCTACCACCGAAGCGGAGCAAACGCCGGTCATCGCCGCCATTCAGGAAATTCTGGCCGCTGAACCAAATTGGCGCTGGTCGGCCGATTTCCAGTCCGTGTTTGCCTCGCTCAGCCAAATTTTGGCGGCCAAGAGCCTGGACGACATTCTGCAAATTAAGTCGCCAATGGCAGAGCAGCAGACCTCCTCGCTGCCGCCGCTGCTGGTGCAGAGCGTGCAGCGGCTCAGCCGGGTGGTAGATGAACTGCACAAAGTGACGATGGTTGACGATCTGGCGACGAAGCTGATTTTTTTGGAGAATGCGCTGACGGTCATCCACGCAGCACAGCGGTTTGTCGAGCAGCAGTTACACAATTCGGCAGCGGCCGTTTCCCCTGAATTCACCGCCCTCAACACCACCCTCGACCACTGGCAGGGTATCGTCCTGGAAGCGATCAAGCGGCTCAAAGGGCGCGCCGACGTCAGCGCCGACCTGCAAACGCGCCAGAGTCCGCTGGCGGCGCAAATCCCGCTCATTTACTGCGTCGCCAACAGCGGTCTCAACGTCGCCCAACAAGTGCGCGTCAAACTCCTGCCCGGTGAAGATTACCACCTAGGCGATGAAAACGAGAGCTGGATTGAGATTTTGCCGCCTGGCGAGCGGCGGCAGGTAAACCTGACGGTGCTGCCGCAAGACGGCCGTCGCCGCCTGCGTATCGCCTGGCAGGTTACATACGACGACGCCGTAGACGCCGAACGCTCCCTCACGTTCGCCGATGTGGTGGAATTTGCCCAGCCAGACACACCATTCCAGCGCATTTTCCCCATTCCCTATGTCACCGGCACGCCGCTAAAAACCGACGATGTGTTTGTGGGGCGCGAAGATGTGTTCGCTTTTATCCGCGAAAATTTGCTGGGACGGCATCAAAACAACGTCATCGTGCTGCACGGACAGCGGCGCACCGGCAAAACGTCCGTGCTGTACCGCCTGGGCCAGATGATGGCCGACAGCCACATTGCCGTGCTAATTGACATGCAGGGCAAACCGGCGCGCGGCGAGGCCGACTTCCTCTTTTCTATCGCCGATGACATTACCTTTGCCCTGGAAGATCGCGGCCTGGATATAGAACCGCCGCGCCGCGAGGATTTTGCCGAATCACCGGAGTTTTTCTTTGGCTCCCGCTTTTTGCGCGGCCTGCGCCCACACCTGGGCGACAAAAATCTGCTGCTGATGTTTGACGAGTTTGAAGAGATGCAGCGGCGGGTGGACGACGGCCGTCTCCAGCCGGAAATCCTCCAATTTTTACGCAACCTGATGCAGCATGAAGACCGGGTAGATTTTGTCTTTTCCGGCACGCACAAGCTGGAAGAACTGGGCGCAGAGTATTGGTCCATCCTGTTCAACATTGCCAGCTACAAGCCCATCACCTTCCTCAGCGCCGCCGACATGCGCCGTCTCATCGAAGAGCCGGTGGCTGCCTACAACCTGGAATACGACCCCCTGGCCGTTGAGCGCATGATCAAGGTGACGGCCGGACATCCTTATTTTGCCCAGTTGGTGCTGCATGAGATGGTGGTGTACCACAACGAGACACAGCGCAGCTACCTGACAGTGATGGATGTGGACCGGGGGCTGGAGCGTATCGTTGGGCGCGGCGAGGCGCATTTTAAGTTCATCTGGGCGGAATCGTCGCCGGAGGCGCGGACGGTGTTGCAGGCTGTGTCGGAGCTGCTCATCGGCCAGGAAACGGTGCACGTGAAGGATTTGCGCGCTTTCCTGGCACGGCAAGGCTACCAATCGGCCGACGATTGGCAGCAGGCGCTAACGGACCTGGAAGGGCGCGACATCCTGACGCGCCAATCGGCCAAAAGTCCGTTGTACCGCTTTAAGGTTGATTTGATCCGGTTGTGGATAGACAGGACACGGCCGTCGCTGTGAACCGTTGGCATGTTGTGGCGAGGTTGGCGGTGTGGGGGGGTATGGCGCTGCTGCTCGGCTGCCAGACTGCCAGCCCAACGGCCGTACCGCTGCCAACGACCCAACCCACGGCTGTTCTACCCACCGCGACAGTGACGGCCGTTCTCCCCACCGCCACAATCAAGCCAACGGCCACGCAGCCGCCGCCACCAACAGTCACACCCGCACCCACCCGCACCCAGCCCCCACCACCCAGCCGCACCCCATCGCCCACCGCCACGCTGGCGCCAACGGCGACACGGCCGTCGCCCCTGGCCGTCGGGCGAACCTGCCCGGCCGAATATCCGGTAAAGCCAGAGTACCAGCGCCTCTATCTGGCCGCCCAACCCTGGCCCACGCCCGACCCGGCGCTGCTAGACGCCCATTTCTGGCTGGCGAAGCCGCTGCCCGGCGGCGGCCGCTTTTTAATCAACAACAATTTTCCGTATGGCTCGGACGGCAGCGGCCGTTACCTGCTGCACAACGGCGTGGATTCGGCCGAAGACAAAGGCACGCCGGTGCTGGCCGCCGCCGATGGCCTGGTGGTCTACGCCGGGCCAGACGCCGACATTTTGTTTGGCTGGCGCTGTGACTGGTACGGCCATCTGGTCGTTATTCAGCACGACTTTACCTGGCTGGACCAACCGGTCTACACGCTGTACGGGCACGTATTGGGCATTGTCGTGGAAACCGGCCAGCGCGTCTACCAGGGACAGCCGGTGGCTGAAATTGGCGTGGGCGGCGCGGCAACCCACGCCCACCTGCATTTTGAGGTGCGTATCGGCGAAAATGCGTTTGGCGCGACGCGCAATCCGATGTTGTGGCTGGACCCTGGCGGCACGCGGGGCGTTTTGGCCGGGCGATTGGTGGATGAAAACGGCCGTCCCTGGCAAGGCGTGACGATAACGTTGATAGACGGCCGGGGCGAAGAGGTGCAGTTCCTCCATACCTGGAGCTACCTGGACGACCCCGACCACCTGATTAACCCGGATGAAGGCTACGCCGAAAACTTTGTCTTTGCCGACCTGCTGCCTGGTTTTTACGAATTGTTCGTCAAAGTTCGCGAGGTGGAATATCGCCAGCGCGTAGAAATCAGCGCCGGGGCGTTGCGCCTGGTGGAAATGCAAATACCCGGTGATTCTTAAGCGGTGGGTGGCTGTCGCCCGTATTCCGTATTCCGTGGGGCGCAGCTCTGATAAATGCCAACGGGAAACGGCATACGGACTTCGGTTTATGGCTGATGGGGCAGCGCGTCGAACCGCTGCGTGCCTTCAATCTCCAGCACAAAGTCAGCGCCGAAGGCCAGCGAGGGGGTGAGCGCGCCGACTGGTTGTTGGCGCAGAGTGGTCTCAACCGCCAGGATACCGGCTACGGCCGTCAGCCGATACGCCTCTAACGTCTCCAGCCATGCCTCCCGTTTATTGCCGGCCGCATCACTGGCGCAGGCCCAAATATAACTGCGCGCCCGCTGCCGCAGCGCCTCATCCGGCCCGTCAAAGGTCCAACGGACCAACTGCCTGGCGGCGCGGCGCGCCAACCCGATTTTTAGCAATCGCGCCGCCAGTGGGGTAACGACGCCTGCTCCACGCGGCAAAGACATCGCCATGTAGGCGGTAACGTTGGCAATGCCGGTGGAAAGCTGCGCCGTAGCCAGGTCGCCCCAGGGGATGGGCGTTATCTGGCGGGTACGGCCGTTGCTAAACGTGACTTGTTTGCTGCCCGCGCCGAGGGGTTGGGAGACGAGACGGCCGTCGCGCCGCACCAGGCTCCCTTGCGGCAGGTTAGCCATCATCTCCACCAACGTTTGCGCCGTGCCGGAACTGGTGCGCGACAGCCCCATGAAAGCCACTTCCAGGTGCGTCGCGCCGGGAAGGTGGGCCGCCACATAACTGCCCAGGCAGTCCGTCGGCACAATGTCGAAGCCCACGCCGGAAACGAGGGCCACGCCTTGTTCGCGGGCATGGGCGTCGTAAGACAGAGTGGCCTCAAAGACCGGAATTTCGCCGGTGATGTCCAGATAATGGGCGCGGCCGGCCAGGCAGGCCTGCACCATCGGCTCGCTGGTGTAGATGAAGGGGCCAGCAGCGTGCAATACCAGGTCAAAATCGGCGACGATCTGATGCAATTTGTCGGTGTCGCTTAAGTCGAAGGCGAGGTGGCGCAGGTTGAACTGTTGGGCGATAACGGCCGTTTTGCCCTCATCCCGCCCCGCCAGCACCGGCGTGTGGCCCCGCTTCACCGCTTCCTCCACCAGCAACCGCCCCGTATAACCATACGCACCATACAACAGCCAGCTTGCCATAAGCAACTCCTTCTGTAGAAGAGATAGAGTGTAGAGCTAGAGCTAGAGGAAGAGGCCATCCTCTAGCTCTATACTCTATCCCTCGCTCAATTTGGTCGAATGCCATTTTACCAGTATGATCGTGCAAACCCAATGATGAGGTATCTATGGCAAATAAGCGGGCGCGATTAAGCCCTTTGCGCATGATTTTGTTGTTTGTGGCTCTGGTATTGATTGTCGTTTCCTGGTGGCAGGTGGGGCAGGCAGCGGCCGGACTGGTCGTGCGGCATGTGGACCAGGATGGTCTGCCGCTGCGCTTTGTCATCGCTGAGGGTGTGCAGAATGCGCCGGGCGTGCTGATTGGGCACGGGTTTTCCGGCTCGCAGCAGTTGATGTTGGCTTACGGTTATGTGCTGGCCCACGCCGGCTATGGCGTGATGCTGCTGGATTTTGCCGGGCATGGGGCCAATGCCACGCCCTTTGTGCAAGGGGAACCGGTGCTGACGCAAAATGTGGCGCTGGCAACGGCCGTTCTGCAAGCTCAGCCGGAGGTGGACGCCAGCCGTCTGGCCCTGATCGGCCATTCTATGGGCAGCCGGGCGGTGCTGGAAGCTGGCGTGGACCAGGGCGATCTGTACCGGGCAACCATCGCTATTTCGCCCGGCGACGTGGCTGTAGACGAGAATTGGCCGCGCAATTTGCTGCTGATGGCTGGGTCACTGGAAGCGCCTTTTTTGCGCAACGCCCAGGCGGTGTTGGCCCGCGCCGGTGGGCCTAACCCCGACTTTTCGCAGGATAAGGCCAGGGCGTTGGTGGTGGTGGATGGCGCCGAACACATGTCTATTTTGTTTCGCCCGCTGAGCCACAACGCGGCGTTAGATTGGTTGAACAATGTGTTTGGCGTGCAGCGGGCCAGCGCCTACCAGGATGTGCGGATAATCTGGTACGGGCTGCATCTGGCGGCGTGGTTGGTGGCTCTACTGGCGCTGTCGCCACTGCTGCCTTCGTCCAAAACCTTGCGCGGCGCGGACCGACGACGGCCGTTCCATTGGCTCGGTTTGGTGCTGGGTGCGGCGGCGGGCACGGCCGTTGTCTGGCTGCTGGACCAGGTAATTGGGATGGCTTACCTGGGTGGGCTGGCTGTGGGCGGCGCGTTGGGTGTCTGGTTTTTTGTCGTTGGGCTGGTGTGGTTGTTGACCGGGTTTCGGCCGTTCAAACCTGTGCCGCGCCGCCTGGCGTGGGGGCTGGCGATCTTTGCCAGCCTGTGGCTGGCTTTCGGTCTATTGAGCCAGTGGGTGTGGCTGCCCTGGTTCCTCATCCCGGCGCGGCTGCTGCGCTGGCTGCCGCTGACGGTTACGTTTGTGCCCTGGCTGCTGGCGGCCGGCATCGCCATGCAAGGGGCCAAAGGTTGGAGCCGATTGGGCTGGTGGGCCTGGCAGTCGGTCGTTTTGGTCCCGGCGCTCATTGGGTTGGTATTCCTGGTCCCTGGTTTGGCTTTCCTGGCCCTGGTCGTCGTCACCATTCCTTTGGTTGTCGGCGTCATGACCATCGTCGGCGCCGCCATAGACGACGCCTGGGCTTACAGCCTGGGCGGCGCGCTCTTTTTTAGCTGGCTGATACTGACCGTTTTCCCACTGGCCGGGTAGATTGTTATAGCTGACAAGGTGACAAGGTGACATCTGACAAGGTGACAAAAATGTCAGATTATGACCCTTGCGCGTACAGCTTCTATTCCAAAATCCAAAATAAGTATGCTTTACGCCGACAACCAACACATCACTGACCCGCGCCTGAATCTGGCGCTGGAAGAATACCTGCTGCGCCACGTGCCGACGGCAGAGGCGATATTGCTCTTTTACGTCAACGAGCCGTCGGTGATTCTGGGGCGCAACCAAAACGCGCTGGAAGAATTAGACCCCGATTACACAGCCAACCACAACGTCCATGTGGTGCGCCGGTTGTCGGGCGGCGGGGCGGTGTTTCACGATTTGGGCAATCTGAACTTTAGCTTCATTACCAATGGTTCGCGCGATTTGCACAATTTTCAGCGCTTCACCGAGCCGGTGATCCGTGTGTTGAACCAGTTGGGCGTCCCGGCGGCGCTGCATGGCAAAAGCGACATCTACGTGGCCGGCCGGAAGATTTCCGGCAACGCCCAATACCTGGCGCGTGACCGCATGGTCAGCCACGGCACGATTTTGTTCGACAGCGACCTGGAAGCGCTGCTGCGCGCCCTGAATCCACGCCAGGTCCAGATCGAGTCCAAGGCGGTGCAATCTATCCGGGCGAAGGTGGGCAATGTGAAGGAGTGGCTGCCGGAGATGGATACGGCCGTTCTACGACAAACCCTATTAACAGGCATCTTTGCCGGCCGGCCGGTGGACCATCTGCCCCTCAGCGCCGACGATTGGACGCGCATCCACCAGATTAAGACGGAGCGGTATGATACCTGGGAATGGAATATCGGCCGTTCCCCCCGGTTCAGCGTGCAAAGGCGCATCCTGTGGGGCCAAACAGAGATAGAGGCGCGGGTGGAGGTGGTGAACGGCCGTATCCAACAAGTCAGCTTCAGCGAATCCCTACAGCCATCCGCCGGTAGGGGCCTGCAAGCGCACCTCATCGGCCGGCGCTACGACCGCGCCAACCTGTCCCAGGCTTTGCATGAATTTTCGCCAGCCTACTCCACAGACAACTTGCCACCGACAGCGCTGCTTTTGGATTTGCTGTATTAGCGTCGGGCAGAACGGCAGAACAGACCAGAAACCAAGTAGGCGATTGCCGATGAACTTTTTTGGATTGGTTGACACGATGGGATAATTTGTTACTATTCCGCCACGATGAACACCGTTTTAGCATTTCTTCCGCGTCGCCGCCGCCGCAGCCGGACCATAGGTCTGGATTTTTGGCTTGGGTAAGTTACGCGCAACACGCAAACGGCACACCAAACCGCCAGACCCCACACGAGGTCTGGCGGTTTTTTTGTGTACGGTTGACGATTGGCGCTACCAACTACCAACTATCAACTATCAACTGGAGTCTTACATGATTCACGCAGGAATCTTTGGCGCAACCGGGTATACCGGTTACGAATTGGTGCAAATACTCAACAAACATCCACAGGTGGAGATCACCTTTGCCACGTCGCACTCTTATGCGGGCAAAACGCTGGACGCCATTTACCCACAAGCGCCACGTCTGCCGCTGATTTCGGGGGAGGCAGCCCCGTTAAACCAGGCCGACGTGGTTTTTTTGTGTTTACCCCATGCGGCGGCGGCAAAAACGGCCGTATCCATCCTCCAAACCAACGCCAAAGTGATAGACCTCAGCGCCGATTTCCGCATCAAAGATGTGGCAACCTATGAAAAATGGTACGGCGCGACTCACCCCGCCCCGGACCTGCTGCCCGAAGCCGTCTACGGCCTGACCGAATTTGCCCGCAGCGCCCTGCGGCAAACCCGGCTCGTCGCCAACCCCGGCTGCTATACCACCACCAGCCTGCTGGCCTTGCAGCCCCTCATGGCCGCCGGGGTGAATATAACCGGGTCAATTATCATAGACGCTAAATCGGGCGTCTCCGGCGCAGGGCGCAATCCGGCCGACAACACCCACTTCATGGCCGTCAGCGACAACCTGGCGCCCTACAAAATCGGCCGGGCGCACCGCCATCTGCCGGAGATGGAAGCCATTCTCAAAGAGTGGAACCCGGCCGCCCCCGACCTCATCTTTTCGCCCCACCTGCTGCCTGTGCCGCGAGGCATTCTGGCAAACAGCTACGTCTCGCTGGCCGAACCCTGGGCAGAGGCCGATCTGCGCCACCTTTATGAGACGACTTACGCCGGCGAGCCATTTGTGCGTGTGCTGCCCAAAGGCGAACTGGCAACCCTGGCCCACGTCACCTATACCAACCGCTGCGCCATTTCCCTGACGCTGGCCGGGCAGATGCTCATCGTCACTTCGACGACGGACAACCTGATCAAAGGGGCGTCGGGCCAGGCGGTGCAGAACATGAATGTGATGTTTGGACTGGCGGAAACCAGCGGACTTGTTTGATTTCGGATGTCCGATTTCTGGAGGGATGATGCGTGTATTGAAAATTGGCGGAAATGAGTTGGATGAGCCGGGCTTTTTGCCGCTGTTGGCGGGTTGGGTGGCGGCGGCGGCCGAGCCGATGGTGATTGTGCATGGCGGCGGGCGCGACATCGCCGCGATGCAGGCGCGGCTGGGACTGGAACCAAAGAAGGTGGATGGCCTGCGCGTCACCGATCCGGCGTCATTGACGGTGGCGCAAATGGTGCTGTCCGGGCATACCAACAAGCAGCTTGTGGCGGCGCTGCTAGCAGCCGGCGTAGACGCGGTGGGGCTGAGCGGCGTGGATGGCGGCCTGCTGCGCTGCGTGAAGAAGGCCCATCCCACGGCCGATTTGGGTCTGGTGGGCGAAATTGTGGCCGTGCGCACGGAGCTGTTACAGAAATTGGCGGCGATGGGGATTACGGCCGTTCTCTCCCCCATCTCCCTCGGCCAGGACGGCTTCATCTACAACGTCAACGCCGACGACGCGGCCAGCGCGGTGGCCCTGGCGCTGCCGGCCGACCAGATAGATTTTATCTCCAATGTGCCTGGCGTGCTGGACAACGGGCGGGTGGTAGAGCGATTAACGGCCGTTCAGACCGAATCGCTCATCACCCAGGGCATCATCAACGGCGGCATGGTACCCAAAGTGCGTGGGGCGTTAACGGCCGTTGCCCAGGGCGTGCCCCAGGCGCGCATCGTCAACCTCACCGGTCTTCTGAATGGCGGTGGGACGGTGTTTACGGAGTAGAGAATTGTCAATGGTCAATGGTCAATCGTCAATTGTCAATTGTGGCATCACCCCCTTTACCATGAACGATTACGCCGCTGTGCTGGCGTTGTGGCGGCAGTGCGAGGGCGTGGGCTTGAGCAGCGCCGATGAGCCGGAGCGGATTGAAGTGTATCTGGCGCGCAATCCGGGCATGAGTTTTATCGCCAAAGATGGCGACAGGGTGATTGGCGCGGTGTTGTGTGGGCACGACGGCCGTCGCGGATACATCCACCATGGCCGTCCATCCCGACCACCGGCGGCAAGGCATCGGCCAACAACTGGTAGACCACTGCCTGGCCGCCCTGCTGGCCGAGGGCATAGATAAATGCCACCTCTTCATCTTCACCAGCAACCAGACCGGCATCGCCTTCTGGCAGGCTGGCGGCTGGCAGTACCGCACCGACATCGCCGTCATGTCGAAGATGGTTGACGGCGGCGAACAGCCCATCACCGGCTGCTGATGATAGGACACAGATTTTCACAGATGTACACGGATTTTCCCTTTGTTTCTTCGTCCCTTTGTCTCTTTGTAATAAATTCTTCACGGAGTTGAACCATGAATCTAACTCAAACCGAAGCCGTAATGGCCGCCGACGCACAGTATATTTTGCCCACCTACAAGCGGGCCGATGTACTCTTCACCCGCGGCGAAGGCATGTATTTGTACGACAGCGCGGGCAAAAAATACCTGGATTTTATGTCTGGCATTGCCGTAGCGGCATTGGGGCACAGCGACCCGGAATGGGTAACGGCCGTTACCCAACAAGCCAGCCAACTCATCCACGTCAGCAACCTCTACTACACCACCCCCCAGGTCGAACTGGCGCGCAAACTAATCGAAAACTCCTTCGCCGATAAACTTTTCTTCAGCAACTCCGGCGCGGAAGCCAACGAAGCGGCGCTGAAATTCGCCCGCAAATATGGGGGAATTTCGGATTTCGGATTTCGGATTTCGGAATCGCCTGCAATCCGAAATCCGAAATCCGAAATTGTTGCCTTTAGCGGCAGTTTTCACGGCCGTACCATGGGCGCTTTATCCGTTACCTACAGGGCGCAGTACCGCGAGCCGTTTGGCCCACTTATTCCCGGCGTTACCTTTGCCCCCTTCAACGATTTAGACGCGGCGCGGCAAGCCATCACCGATGAGACCTGTGCCGTCATCGTGGAGCCGGTGCAGGGCGAGGGCGGCGTCAATCCGGCCACGCCGGAATTTCTACGCGGCCTGCGCGCCTTGTGCGACGCCCACGACGCGCTGCTTATCTTCGACGAGGTGCAGTGCGGCCTGGGGCGCAGCGGCCACCTGTGGGCGCACGAAGCCTACGGCGTCACGCCGGACATCATGACCCTGGCCAAGCCGTTAGCCGGCGGCCTGCCCATCGGCGCGACGTTGGTCACGCAGAAGGTAGCCGACGCTATTCAGCCCGGCGACCACGGCAGCACTTTTGCCGCCGGACCGCTGGTCTGCGCCGCGGCCAATGTGGTCTTCGACCGGGTGAATCGGCCGGAATTCTTGCAGCAGGTGCAGGAGACCGGGGCTTATTTGCGCCACCGGCTGGAGACGCTGGAGTCTGACGAGATTGTGGCCGTGCGCGGCGTGGGGCTGCTGGTGGGTGTGGAGATGAAAACAGCCGTTGCCCCCCTCATCGCCCGCGCCCGACAAAACGGCCTCATCCTCATCAACGCCGGCGACAACGTCCTCCGCCTGGCCCCCGCCCTGATTGCGGAACGCCAGCACGTAGACGAAGCGATAAAAATCCTTGAAGGGACAATTTCGGATTACGGATTGCGGATTGCGGAAAACGCCCCCAATCCGCAATCCGAAATCCGAAATCCGCAATAGTATGAACATCCGTCCTGCCCGTGAAACCGACATTCCCGCCATCTTGCGCCTGGTGAGCGACCATGCCCGGCGCGGCGATTTGCTGCCGCGCAGCGCCCTTTCTATCCGCGAGACCCTGGGCGATTGGCTGGTTGGCGTTTATCCTGATGGCGACATCGTCGCCTGTGTATCCCTGTTTTATTACACGCCCTACCTGGCCGAAGTGCGCTCGCTGGCTGTCAGCGACCGGGTGAAGGGGCAGGGTTGGGGGCGCACGATTGTGAAAACGGCCGTCAACGAAGCCCGCCATCGCAGCGTGCCCACCCTGTTCGCCCTCACCCGCGCCGTCGAATTTTTCCAGAAGGCCGGCTTCAAAATCACCGCCAAAGAGCGCTTTCCGCAAAAGGTATGGCGCGACTGCTCCATTTGCCCGCTGCTAGAGAACTGTGATGAAACGGCCGTTGTCCTCGAACTCGGCCCCGCCATCCTCACCCATGATCACGTGATTCCCGTGACGGACGTTCTGTCCGCGCACGCAAATTTGGTAGAAGAGATACTTGAAACAGAAAAAGGAGTTTTTCCCATGTCAGCTAAATCCAAAGCGAAAGCCAATAAAGTCGTCCTGGCCTACTCCGGAGGGCTGGACACCTCCGTCATTGTCCCCTGGCTCAAAGAAAACTACGGCTGCGAAGTGATCTGCTTCTGCGCCGACATCGGCCAGGGCAACTTTGAACTGGACGGCCTGCGCGAGAAAGCCCTCGCCAGCGGCGCGAGCAAGGTCTACATCGAAGACTTGCGCCATGAATTTGCCAAAGATTTCCTGTTCCCCATGCTGCAATCCGGCGCGGTGTACGAGAAGGAATATCTGCTCGGCACATCGGTGGCCCGGCCGCTCATCGCCAAATGGCAGGTCGCCATCGCCGAAGCCGAAGGCGCGGAAGCCGTGGCCCACGGCGCAACCGGCAAAGGCAATGATCAGGTACGCTTCGAGCTGACCTACAAGGCGCTCAATCCTACCCTGAAGGTGATTGCCCCCTGGCGCGAGTGGGAAATCCGCTCCCGCGAGGATGCGCTGGCCTACGCCCGCAAGCACAACGTGCCCGTCACCCACACCGAAAAATCCATCTACAGCCGCGACGCCAACCTGTGGCACATTTCCCACGAGGGCGGCATCCTCGAAGATCCGTCGCTGGAGCCGGAAAAGGGGATGTTCCTCTTCACCGTAGACCCCGAAGATGCGCCCAACGAAGCGGAAGTGGTGAAGATTGAGTTTGAGCAGGGCTTGCCGGTGGCCGTCAAC
This DNA window, taken from Candidatus Leptovillus gracilis, encodes the following:
- a CDS encoding saccharopine dehydrogenase NADP-binding domain-containing protein — its product is MASWLLYGAYGYTGRLLVEEAVKRGHTPVLAGRDEGKTAVIAQQFNLRHLAFDLSDTDKLHQIVADFDLVLHAAGPFIYTSEPMVQACLAGRAHYLDITGEIPVFEATLSYDAHAREQGVALVSGVGFDIVPTDCLGSYVAAHLPGATHLEVAFMGLSRTSSGTAQTLVEMMANLPQGSLVRRDGRLVSQPLGAGSKQVTFSNGRTRQITPIPWGDLATAQLSTGIANVTAYMAMSLPRGAGVVTPLAARLLKIGLARRAARQLVRWTFDGPDEALRQRARSYIWACASDAAGNKREAWLETLEAYRLTAVAGILAVETTLRQQPVGALTPSLAFGADFVLEIEGTQRFDALPHQP
- a CDS encoding M23 family metallopeptidase; translated protein: MDRQDTAVAVNRWHVVARLAVWGGMALLLGCQTASPTAVPLPTTQPTAVLPTATVTAVLPTATIKPTATQPPPPTVTPAPTRTQPPPPSRTPSPTATLAPTATRPSPLAVGRTCPAEYPVKPEYQRLYLAAQPWPTPDPALLDAHFWLAKPLPGGGRFLINNNFPYGSDGSGRYLLHNGVDSAEDKGTPVLAAADGLVVYAGPDADILFGWRCDWYGHLVVIQHDFTWLDQPVYTLYGHVLGIVVETGQRVYQGQPVAEIGVGGAATHAHLHFEVRIGENAFGATRNPMLWLDPGGTRGVLAGRLVDENGRPWQGVTITLIDGRGEEVQFLHTWSYLDDPDHLINPDEGYAENFVFADLLPGFYELFVKVREVEYRQRVEISAGALRLVEMQIPGDS
- a CDS encoding alpha/beta hydrolase, translated to MANKRARLSPLRMILLFVALVLIVVSWWQVGQAAAGLVVRHVDQDGLPLRFVIAEGVQNAPGVLIGHGFSGSQQLMLAYGYVLAHAGYGVMLLDFAGHGANATPFVQGEPVLTQNVALATAVLQAQPEVDASRLALIGHSMGSRAVLEAGVDQGDLYRATIAISPGDVAVDENWPRNLLLMAGSLEAPFLRNAQAVLARAGGPNPDFSQDKARALVVVDGAEHMSILFRPLSHNAALDWLNNVFGVQRASAYQDVRIIWYGLHLAAWLVALLALSPLLPSSKTLRGADRRRPFHWLGLVLGAAAGTAVVWLLDQVIGMAYLGGLAVGGALGVWFFVVGLVWLLTGFRPFKPVPRRLAWGLAIFASLWLAFGLLSQWVWLPWFLIPARLLRWLPLTVTFVPWLLAAGIAMQGAKGWSRLGWWAWQSVVLVPALIGLVFLVPGLAFLALVVVTIPLVVGVMTIVGAAIDDAWAYSLGGALFFSWLILTVFPLAG
- a CDS encoding ATP-binding protein; this encodes MIRRALVVGLVGGILLSLAGLYPVVSLLAPLVSPMWVRPVANELAHGLLLMVSAAIGFPVLFSLGSLAAKRGEAQGWLPGAKAGLIAGLVASLIVYTTLVSPINALFAFGELVQFLMRMPESHNLPTAVLYRYIAIFENGNYLIEITFAIGLLLTGAQGAWMGWRRRHEDKPPRPSLYAHIANGRHPRRWFHGDETASRAGLIVGFVGSLVAMFAAFSWFYVGFITEWPELAAAMQHSHIGIVVSGPLRQAGSVLSPFILVGSLFYGALVVWLIKDPPNLLVARVRGVLLASLFIVGATFAIGLRVLYFNMGLLPFWLAQAVQQDPALMTDAAMTFQGMMELAQRPSALIALVLVTPWLVMVLGTVAATIIGLLQGLVYGFFIPLVHPRPVDKAARWWGRLRREPNDALRLIYALFNEEKEAYQILPHLAVAAYRQMPGAARLAAAYHTLGTSTTEAEQTPVIAAIQEILAAEPNWRWSADFQSVFASLSQILAAKSLDDILQIKSPMAEQQTSSLPPLLVQSVQRLSRVVDELHKVTMVDDLATKLIFLENALTVIHAAQRFVEQQLHNSAAAVSPEFTALNTTLDHWQGIVLEAIKRLKGRADVSADLQTRQSPLAAQIPLIYCVANSGLNVAQQVRVKLLPGEDYHLGDENESWIEILPPGERRQVNLTVLPQDGRRRLRIAWQVTYDDAVDAERSLTFADVVEFAQPDTPFQRIFPIPYVTGTPLKTDDVFVGREDVFAFIRENLLGRHQNNVIVLHGQRRTGKTSVLYRLGQMMADSHIAVLIDMQGKPARGEADFLFSIADDITFALEDRGLDIEPPRREDFAESPEFFFGSRFLRGLRPHLGDKNLLLMFDEFEEMQRRVDDGRLQPEILQFLRNLMQHEDRVDFVFSGTHKLEELGAEYWSILFNIASYKPITFLSAADMRRLIEEPVAAYNLEYDPLAVERMIKVTAGHPYFAQLVLHEMVVYHNETQRSYLTVMDVDRGLERIVGRGEAHFKFIWAESSPEARTVLQAVSELLIGQETVHVKDLRAFLARQGYQSADDWQQALTDLEGRDILTRQSAKSPLYRFKVDLIRLWIDRTRPSL
- a CDS encoding lipoate--protein ligase yields the protein MLYADNQHITDPRLNLALEEYLLRHVPTAEAILLFYVNEPSVILGRNQNALEELDPDYTANHNVHVVRRLSGGGAVFHDLGNLNFSFITNGSRDLHNFQRFTEPVIRVLNQLGVPAALHGKSDIYVAGRKISGNAQYLARDRMVSHGTILFDSDLEALLRALNPRQVQIESKAVQSIRAKVGNVKEWLPEMDTAVLRQTLLTGIFAGRPVDHLPLSADDWTRIHQIKTERYDTWEWNIGRSPRFSVQRRILWGQTEIEARVEVVNGRIQQVSFSESLQPSAGRGLQAHLIGRRYDRANLSQALHEFSPAYSTDNLPPTALLLDLLY